In a single window of the Synergistaceae bacterium genome:
- a CDS encoding flavodoxin family protein: KQPVQGWTTLSLRITVSTSWSAAAAADHEVETVILRERVVHPCTGCFSCWLRTPGLCIYDDDHAEILRSFLNSNVVLFASPLVAGFYTSLLKTTIDRLIPLVLPYIEYAKGECRHPFRYGRPSPSFGFLYDPEEDTDQEDVGIVSGSFERSARNMNTRLLFTRPLSDDPQEVCHAFERV; the protein is encoded by the coding sequence GAAGCAGCCCGTGCAGGGGTGGACCACCCTCTCCCTGAGGATCACCGTCTCTACCTCGTGGTCCGCCGCGGCCGCGGCGGACCACGAGGTAGAGACGGTGATCCTCAGGGAGAGGGTGGTCCACCCCTGCACGGGCTGCTTCTCCTGCTGGCTGAGGACCCCGGGCCTGTGCATTTACGACGACGACCACGCGGAGATACTGCGCTCATTCCTGAACTCGAACGTAGTTCTGTTCGCCTCCCCCTTGGTAGCCGGCTTCTATACCTCACTGCTGAAGACGACGATCGACCGGCTCATCCCGCTGGTGCTCCCCTACATCGAGTACGCCAAGGGCGAGTGCCGTCACCCGTTCCGCTACGGACGCCCGTCGCCCTCGTTCGGATTTCTGTACGACCCCGAGGAGGACACGGACCAGGAGGACGTGGGGATAGTGTCGGGATCGTTTGAGCGCTCCGCGAGGAACATGAACACCAGGCTGCTCTTCACCCGTCCGCTCAGCGACGATCCGCAGGAGGTATGCCATGCTTTTGAACGTGTTTAA
- a CDS encoding NAD(P)H-dependent oxidoreductase, giving the protein MLLNVFNCSPRGVGSNTKVLTDAFSEGFLQARHSSGEVNEVREFLVTDPEDCALGLEAFPMPSSALIAFPLYVDAMPAIAKAFIEDIYSYRGRCGSTRMLFLVQSGFPEETHTRVMKDYLEKLAKRMGAPCDGVIRMGGGEAIRYKRRGSKPGKVWQRYQELGRIYGEKGLLDEGILKSLAGVRRVPLLARLFAPRFVNKFLWDRELKRNGAYENRFDRPLEDVAQGPRLEGGSRPAG; this is encoded by the coding sequence ATGCTTTTGAACGTGTTTAACTGCTCGCCGCGCGGCGTTGGGAGCAATACAAAGGTCCTGACGGACGCCTTCTCCGAGGGCTTTCTACAGGCGCGTCACTCGTCCGGCGAGGTGAACGAGGTGCGCGAGTTCCTCGTGACGGACCCGGAGGACTGTGCTCTCGGGTTGGAGGCGTTTCCCATGCCCTCGTCGGCCCTGATCGCCTTTCCGCTGTACGTGGACGCGATGCCGGCGATCGCGAAGGCCTTTATCGAGGACATATACTCCTACAGGGGGCGTTGCGGATCCACCAGGATGCTCTTTTTGGTCCAGTCGGGCTTCCCGGAGGAGACTCACACCAGGGTCATGAAAGATTACCTCGAGAAGTTGGCGAAGCGCATGGGCGCCCCCTGCGACGGAGTCATCCGCATGGGTGGAGGGGAGGCCATAAGATATAAGAGGCGCGGATCGAAGCCGGGAAAGGTCTGGCAGCGCTACCAGGAGCTCGGCAGGATCTACGGCGAGAAGGGCCTGCTCGACGAGGGAATTTTGAAGAGTTTGGCGGGGGTGAGGCGAGTGCCTCTTCTCGCGAGGTTGTTTGCCCCCCGCTTCGTTAACAAGTTCCTGTGGGACAGGGAGCTGAAGCGCAACGGGGCGTACGAAAATCGCTTCGACAGGCCGCTGGAGGATGTGGCCCAAGGGCCCCGGCTGGAGGGGGGCTCCCGTCCAGCCGGGTAA
- a CDS encoding cupin domain-containing protein: MRPFDMGTIEPFTGRPGFVGKFVHSERATLAHWEIAAGTELEEHSHPHEQITLLLSGKLELHAGGSSVTLSPGQGVVFPGGETHRGFAHEDCVAVDIFCPVREDFKNQ, from the coding sequence ATGAGACCATTCGACATGGGAACCATCGAGCCCTTCACCGGAAGGCCCGGCTTCGTCGGCAAGTTCGTCCACTCGGAGCGAGCAACCCTGGCGCACTGGGAGATTGCCGCGGGCACCGAGCTGGAGGAGCACTCCCACCCGCACGAGCAGATCACCCTGTTGCTCTCGGGAAAGCTGGAGCTTCACGCAGGAGGGAGCAGCGTGACCCTCTCCCCGGGTCAGGGAGTGGTCTTTCCCGGCGGGGAGACCCACAGGGGCTTCGCCCACGAGGACTGCGTGGCGGTGGACATCTTCTGCCCCGTCAGGGAGGACTTCAAAAACCAGTAG
- a CDS encoding threonine synthase has protein sequence MVKGILQAYGKYLPLTEGTPTLSLCEGGTPLVSVRNLGEELSVELFAKYEGLNPTGSFKDRGMVLAVAKAVEEGAKAVICASTGNTSASAAAYAAAAGIPCFVLLPAGAVALGKLAQAMIYGARVLAVRGNFDRALEMAREGAERAGYAIVNSVNPYRLMGQRSAAWEICDELGEPPDRLVLPVGNAGNISAYCAGFEFYRELGLIERLPKLVGVQAEGAAPLVTGREFDEPETVATAIRIGRPVGAETARRAVEVTQGRFMAVSDDEILDAQRLLASSDGLFAEPASCAPLAGLLKLKRGGELPPGLRVVMVLTGNGLKDPDSARSRANPPQEIDGTFDALAEAIGL, from the coding sequence ATGGTAAAGGGCATTCTTCAAGCTTACGGCAAGTACCTGCCGCTGACGGAGGGCACGCCGACACTCTCCCTCTGCGAGGGGGGGACTCCGCTCGTCTCGGTGCGCAACCTGGGCGAGGAGCTGTCGGTGGAGCTGTTCGCCAAGTACGAGGGGCTGAACCCGACCGGCTCCTTCAAGGACCGCGGGATGGTTCTGGCTGTGGCGAAGGCGGTCGAGGAGGGGGCGAAGGCCGTGATATGCGCCTCCACCGGGAACACCTCCGCGTCGGCGGCAGCCTACGCGGCCGCGGCGGGGATTCCATGCTTCGTGCTGCTTCCCGCGGGTGCCGTTGCGCTGGGCAAGCTCGCCCAGGCGATGATCTACGGCGCGAGGGTCCTGGCTGTACGGGGAAACTTCGACAGGGCCCTGGAGATGGCCCGCGAGGGTGCCGAACGAGCCGGGTACGCAATAGTGAACTCGGTCAACCCCTACAGGCTGATGGGGCAGAGGAGCGCCGCGTGGGAGATATGCGACGAGCTGGGCGAGCCGCCGGACCGGCTGGTACTGCCGGTCGGCAACGCGGGCAACATCAGCGCTTACTGCGCGGGCTTCGAGTTCTACAGGGAGCTGGGCCTGATTGAAAGACTCCCCAAGCTCGTCGGTGTGCAGGCGGAGGGTGCAGCGCCCCTGGTGACCGGTCGGGAGTTCGACGAACCGGAGACAGTGGCCACGGCGATCCGTATTGGCAGACCGGTCGGCGCGGAGACGGCGCGAAGGGCCGTGGAGGTCACGCAGGGGCGATTCATGGCCGTCTCGGACGACGAGATACTGGACGCCCAGAGGCTGCTGGCCTCGTCGGACGGGCTATTTGCCGAGCCTGCGTCGTGCGCCCCCCTTGCGGGGCTTCTTAAGCTCAAGAGGGGCGGGGAGCTGCCGCCCGGGCTGAGGGTCGTCATGGTTCTGACGGGGAACGGCCTGAAGGACCCGGACTCCGCCAGGTCGCGCGCCAACCCCCCGCAGGAGATTGACGGGACCTTCGATGCCCTCGCGGAGGCGATAGGCCTGTGA
- the thrB gene encoding homoserine kinase, with the protein MILLRVKVPSSSANLGSGFDTVGLALTLYNYFDVLEVLPEGRYEVDVVGEGANIAGDGVKNRVVESYERACREWGLAPPGLRLRTMNAIPFKRGLGSSSTAVVGGVAIANELRERPLRREELLPLMVSMEGHPDNVVPCCLGGMVVSCWDGSELRFVKLPPMPSDMLAVVAVPAVELGTDEARRALPRHVPMKDAVYNVSRSALLAASWATGDWDNLGWAMDDKLHQPFRARLFPGGEAILDEVRGIPQCAGVAISGSGPSMLAFARTEPHRVAELMCSVFSRFGVRSRFFVLASDAAGYTVSRNVGCSQIFRPLRRRDDLSMAYGLDSSGRRMVDRVVSDRDVAKIAVLGVPDVPGVAARLFSDLASAGVGAEMIVQSVMRGQMNDIAFIVKRSLLGEAMTICRAYADDMGAQGVTFDTEVAKVALTGENLAGCPEIPSQMFSVLAGGRINIDMIAAASTVIACIVTSGDLEEAIEALSREFLR; encoded by the coding sequence GTGATACTGCTTCGCGTCAAGGTCCCTTCGTCAAGCGCCAACCTGGGATCGGGCTTCGACACGGTCGGTCTGGCCCTGACCCTGTACAACTACTTCGACGTGCTGGAGGTGCTGCCCGAGGGGCGGTACGAGGTAGACGTCGTCGGAGAGGGAGCGAACATAGCCGGCGACGGCGTGAAGAACAGGGTCGTGGAGAGCTACGAGAGGGCCTGCAGGGAGTGGGGTTTGGCCCCTCCGGGCCTGAGGCTGCGGACGATGAACGCCATCCCCTTCAAGCGCGGCCTGGGTAGCTCTTCGACCGCCGTAGTCGGCGGGGTGGCGATAGCGAACGAGCTGCGCGAGAGGCCCCTGCGCAGGGAGGAGCTCCTGCCGCTGATGGTCTCGATGGAGGGTCACCCGGACAACGTCGTCCCCTGCTGCCTGGGCGGGATGGTCGTCAGCTGCTGGGACGGGTCTGAGCTGAGGTTCGTCAAGCTCCCCCCCATGCCCTCCGATATGCTGGCGGTGGTGGCTGTTCCCGCCGTCGAGCTTGGCACGGACGAGGCGCGCCGCGCCCTTCCCCGGCATGTCCCGATGAAGGACGCGGTGTATAATGTGAGCCGGTCGGCGCTTCTGGCGGCCTCCTGGGCTACGGGAGACTGGGATAACCTTGGCTGGGCCATGGACGACAAGCTGCACCAGCCCTTCAGGGCCAGGCTCTTCCCCGGCGGCGAGGCGATCCTCGACGAGGTTCGCGGCATTCCTCAGTGCGCCGGGGTGGCGATCAGCGGCTCCGGACCGAGCATGCTTGCGTTCGCGCGGACCGAGCCTCACAGGGTGGCGGAGCTGATGTGCTCGGTGTTCTCCCGGTTCGGTGTCAGATCGCGCTTCTTCGTGCTGGCGTCGGACGCAGCCGGCTACACAGTGAGCAGGAACGTCGGCTGCTCTCAGATATTCCGTCCGTTGAGGAGGAGGGATGATCTCTCTATGGCTTATGGACTCGATAGCTCCGGGCGTCGCATGGTCGACCGGGTGGTGTCCGACCGTGACGTGGCGAAGATTGCGGTGCTGGGCGTGCCTGATGTCCCTGGCGTGGCCGCTCGGCTCTTCTCCGACCTGGCCTCGGCCGGGGTCGGGGCGGAGATGATAGTGCAGAGCGTCATGAGGGGGCAGATGAACGACATCGCCTTCATAGTGAAGCGGAGCCTGCTCGGCGAGGCCATGACGATATGCAGGGCCTACGCGGACGACATGGGTGCCCAGGGTGTGACCTTCGACACGGAGGTGGCGAAGGTCGCGCTGACGGGAGAGAACCTGGCGGGCTGCCCGGAGATCCCGTCGCAGATGTTCTCGGTGCTCGCCGGCGGCCGGATAAACATCGACATGATCGCCGCGGCCTCGACCGTGATAGCCTGCATCGTGACCTCGGGCGACCTCGAGGAGGCTATAGAGGCCCTGTCGCGGGAATTTCTGCGCTGA
- a CDS encoding LPS export ABC transporter periplasmic protein LptC — MRLFRLPGAFFILVICLGASFAQEVKMTADSMEYDSASGYFTASGGVTIAREGLTATAAKAEGNMNEGRVDLIGDVRISGEWEGESIDVKGQVFTGYLVAPTGFTLKGTVSGEWGNRSIEAQELEVRGDKFSVTGLARYTDSSEGYSFSCRDAEGLLKDGSITEFTGKGAFRLLSSPGMGALTEIRGDRAIYSKARGTIVVHGNVTAVQDGRSLASDSLVFFTGKGRIEATGSPRLVFKIGEGK, encoded by the coding sequence ATGAGACTTTTCCGTCTGCCCGGAGCGTTTTTTATCCTCGTCATCTGCCTCGGCGCTTCGTTTGCCCAGGAGGTGAAGATGACCGCGGACTCGATGGAGTACGACTCGGCCAGCGGGTACTTCACCGCCTCCGGAGGCGTGACCATCGCGAGGGAGGGGCTGACCGCCACGGCCGCCAAGGCCGAGGGGAATATGAACGAGGGCAGGGTGGATCTGATAGGCGACGTTCGCATCTCCGGGGAGTGGGAAGGGGAGAGCATCGACGTAAAGGGACAGGTGTTCACCGGCTACCTGGTCGCGCCGACTGGCTTCACCCTCAAGGGAACCGTCTCCGGCGAATGGGGGAACAGGAGCATCGAGGCGCAGGAGCTGGAGGTCCGAGGGGACAAGTTCTCCGTTACGGGGCTGGCCCGCTACACCGACTCGTCCGAGGGGTACTCATTCTCATGCCGAGACGCCGAGGGTCTTCTTAAGGACGGGTCGATAACGGAGTTCACCGGCAAGGGGGCCTTCCGACTTCTCTCTTCGCCCGGGATGGGCGCGCTCACGGAGATCCGGGGCGACAGGGCGATCTACTCGAAGGCCAGGGGGACAATAGTCGTGCACGGCAACGTGACGGCGGTCCAGGACGGGCGCTCGCTGGCGTCGGACTCGCTGGTCTTCTTCACGGGCAAGGGAAGGATAGAGGCGACCGGCAGCCCTCGGCTCGTCTTCAAGATAGGCGAGGGGAAATGA
- the lptB gene encoding LPS export ABC transporter ATP-binding protein, whose protein sequence is MKGELSARGLCKSYKGRTVVSSADLDVKMGEVVGLLGPNGAGKTTSFYMIVGLVKPDAGVVSIGSRDLTDLPVYRRARLGVGYLPQEASVFRSLTVRENIELVLQENPPPGETPATVADRLIEDFGLQRIANVRGYSLSGGERRRVEIARSLAILPDFLLLDEPFSGIDPIAVYDIQQIILGLRGKGYGILLTDHNVRDTLAITDKAYLIHQGKIVVKGPPDEVAESEVARRFYLGDQFSW, encoded by the coding sequence ATGAAGGGGGAACTCTCCGCGCGCGGTCTCTGCAAATCTTACAAGGGCAGGACGGTCGTCTCGTCCGCCGATCTCGACGTCAAGATGGGCGAGGTCGTCGGCCTCCTGGGGCCGAACGGCGCGGGAAAGACCACCTCCTTCTACATGATCGTCGGCCTGGTGAAGCCGGACGCGGGGGTCGTAAGCATCGGATCGCGCGATCTTACGGACCTGCCCGTCTACCGGAGAGCCAGGCTGGGCGTCGGCTATCTGCCGCAGGAGGCCTCCGTCTTTCGCAGCCTGACCGTGAGGGAGAACATAGAGCTTGTGCTACAGGAGAACCCGCCGCCCGGCGAGACCCCGGCGACCGTGGCCGATCGTCTCATAGAGGACTTCGGGCTGCAGAGGATAGCGAACGTCCGGGGCTACTCCCTCAGCGGAGGGGAGAGGCGAAGGGTGGAGATAGCCAGGAGCCTCGCAATCCTGCCGGACTTCCTGCTGCTGGACGAGCCGTTCAGCGGCATCGACCCGATAGCGGTCTACGACATACAGCAGATAATCCTCGGGCTCCGGGGCAAGGGATACGGCATACTCCTGACCGACCACAACGTGCGCGACACACTGGCGATAACCGACAAGGCCTACCTGATCCACCAGGGCAAAATAGTGGTCAAGGGTCCCCCCGACGAGGTTGCCGAGAGCGAGGTGGCGCGCAGGTTTTACCTGGGGGATCAGTTCTCCTGGTAG
- a CDS encoding hydrogenase maturation protease — protein MRKTVLWCVGNPLLRDDGVGPALYRLLSESPAEGIDAVDCGVTPENYAAPLLRLSEGDEKPLLIVVDASDMGLQAGAIRRLAAEDLPDSLFNSHGVPLSMILAPLIGDIDLVVIGIQPAERGLGEGLSQAASRSVDLLARLLREGRWGEIEPYQEN, from the coding sequence ATGCGAAAAACCGTTCTCTGGTGCGTCGGGAATCCGCTGCTCCGGGACGACGGCGTCGGGCCGGCGCTCTATCGCCTTCTGTCGGAGTCGCCCGCGGAGGGCATCGACGCGGTGGACTGCGGCGTCACGCCGGAGAACTACGCCGCGCCCCTGCTGAGGCTGAGCGAGGGCGACGAAAAACCACTGCTCATCGTAGTCGACGCCTCCGACATGGGGCTGCAGGCAGGCGCGATCCGAAGGCTGGCCGCGGAGGACCTTCCCGATTCCCTGTTCAACTCTCACGGCGTCCCCCTGTCGATGATACTGGCGCCTCTGATCGGCGATATCGACCTGGTTGTCATAGGAATCCAGCCCGCGGAGCGCGGCCTCGGCGAGGGGCTGTCCCAAGCCGCCTCCCGCTCCGTCGACCTGCTCGCCCGCCTGCTGAGGGAGGGGCGGTGGGGCGAGATCGAGCCCTACCAGGAGAACTGA